In Bradyrhizobium guangxiense, the following are encoded in one genomic region:
- a CDS encoding DUF3971 domain-containing protein has protein sequence MAAVPAQGASLPVDGCGPGGAQSYDGRLYREAMARNKSPQDYNRDFDRRGGQQQPQEWDDADWDPDQEAAAGHRARRLLSRSNSGFHRFGDGFGALRRWLVADRWLKRLVLVVGTLAVIFVGCFAALWWRLGAGPINLDIATPWLAAAIEDNIGHGNTVEIGGTQIERAGRVRIAVRIRDIIVRDRDHAVVASAPKAEVKLSGAGLLMGHLRAESLNLVDAELAIRIAPDGTVTVSAGDTAKPLATGVASKKDAGLPPTFPRNGVPPPPFATVPPNQDPSQAASQAAPQATAQSGILQGLDWLDSLSMTGLDGQNLNEIGLKNGNLIVDDQQRGSKWSFENITLSLRRPSRGGVTLSLGEEGARPWMLRATIGPAENGVRSVDIKADKVSTSNILLALRVKDLTYTADLPLTGELKGELGRDGVPTFFRGKIAIGAGNIIDTDTPDYPMAIDQAEINVEWDANRRVLVAPFKVLSGANRLTLLAHLEPPNGTVNDWQLGFSGGSILLGGIDNEPPLVFNRIAIGFRFDTDHKRFLLTQADISNGEIGVAGTGSIDYSGEPRLTLGFAGTPMSASALKRMWPTLVVPELREWVIERIERGTLQRIEIGINSPVKNLPRKGPPIPDDGLSVNIVASGVAVRPVDGMPVVHDADLKARVTGRTATVNIGQGIADTPAGRKITISDFTFEVPDMAPKPSPSRTRFRVEGPVPAAAEMLANDRLSDLSSTVVDPNTSKGTFSANIQLGMPVKGELTKADTTYAVTADLNGFAADKLVMNQKLEANNLKIVANNQGYQVKGDVKINGQAASLDYRKPTEGDADVRLQATLDDASRARLGFDLSPAVSGSLPIKLSGKIAGGPDQTTKLGVEADLTSVRLDNILPGWVKLPGKSGKASFKVVPTAQSTRFEDIVIEGSGASIKGSLEVDANGDLMNASFPTYSPSDGDKASLKVERSQDGVVKGTMRGDVFDGRGFLKSAISGNPKDDKNKIKNVDFDIDVKLGAVAGFNGEAMRSVDAKMSKRNGAIKAFTLSGKIGKDTPVAADLRGGRAQGNREVIYLQTNDAGALLRFTDTYTKAVGGQMVVAMEPPTSEPNTVREGLINVRDFTVKGEAQLERVAAGAPNGTGNGVSFSALRAEFPRQNGALTIRDGVVKGPMIGATIEGSIDYPGNQVCMSGTFVPMYGVNNIFGQIPLFGIFLGGGNNEGLIGVTYEVVGTPAAPVMRVNPISAMAPGLFRKIFEFNTGKQNSPFEEFPSQSNDGSTGSTRQLSSGCSLARR, from the coding sequence ATGGCTGCAGTGCCGGCGCAGGGAGCCTCGCTTCCCGTGGACGGCTGCGGTCCCGGCGGCGCTCAATCCTATGACGGGCGCCTGTATCGAGAGGCAATGGCAAGGAATAAGTCGCCCCAGGATTACAATCGGGACTTCGATCGGCGCGGTGGTCAGCAACAACCGCAGGAATGGGACGACGCCGATTGGGATCCGGATCAGGAGGCGGCCGCGGGCCATCGCGCGCGCCGGCTGTTGTCGCGTTCCAACTCGGGCTTCCACCGCTTTGGTGACGGGTTTGGCGCGTTGCGCCGCTGGCTGGTCGCCGATCGCTGGCTGAAGCGCCTCGTCCTCGTCGTCGGGACGCTCGCCGTGATCTTCGTCGGCTGTTTCGCTGCGCTGTGGTGGCGGCTCGGCGCCGGTCCCATCAATCTCGACATCGCAACGCCGTGGCTGGCCGCGGCGATCGAGGACAATATCGGTCACGGCAACACGGTCGAGATCGGAGGCACCCAGATCGAGCGGGCCGGGCGGGTCCGCATCGCCGTCCGCATCCGCGACATCATCGTCCGCGATCGTGATCACGCCGTCGTCGCCAGCGCGCCGAAGGCCGAGGTGAAACTCTCGGGGGCGGGCCTGCTGATGGGGCACCTGCGCGCCGAGAGCCTCAATCTCGTCGACGCCGAGCTCGCGATCCGCATCGCACCCGACGGCACCGTCACCGTATCCGCCGGCGACACGGCAAAGCCGCTGGCAACCGGCGTCGCCTCGAAGAAGGACGCGGGCCTGCCGCCGACATTTCCGCGCAACGGCGTCCCGCCGCCGCCATTCGCGACAGTGCCCCCGAACCAGGATCCGTCTCAAGCCGCCTCCCAGGCCGCGCCACAGGCGACCGCTCAGAGCGGCATCCTTCAGGGGCTCGACTGGCTCGACAGTCTCAGCATGACCGGTCTCGACGGCCAGAACCTCAACGAGATCGGCCTGAAGAACGGCAATCTGATCGTCGACGATCAGCAGCGCGGCAGCAAATGGTCGTTTGAGAACATCACGCTCAGCCTGCGCCGGCCGAGCCGCGGCGGCGTCACGCTCAGCCTCGGCGAGGAGGGCGCGCGCCCGTGGATGCTGCGGGCCACGATCGGGCCGGCCGAGAACGGCGTGCGCTCGGTCGACATCAAGGCCGACAAGGTCTCGACCTCCAACATCCTGCTGGCGCTGCGGGTCAAGGACCTCACCTATACCGCCGATTTGCCGCTGACCGGCGAGCTCAAGGGCGAGCTCGGCCGCGACGGCGTGCCGACTTTCTTCCGTGGCAAGATCGCCATCGGCGCGGGCAATATCATCGATACCGATACGCCCGACTATCCGATGGCGATCGACCAGGCCGAGATCAACGTCGAGTGGGACGCCAATCGGCGTGTGCTGGTCGCGCCGTTCAAGGTCCTGTCGGGCGCCAACCGCCTGACGCTTCTGGCCCATCTCGAGCCGCCCAACGGCACCGTCAACGACTGGCAGCTCGGCTTCAGCGGCGGCTCGATCCTGCTCGGCGGCATCGACAACGAGCCGCCGCTCGTCTTCAACCGTATCGCGATCGGCTTCCGCTTCGACACCGACCACAAGCGCTTCCTGCTGACGCAGGCCGACATCAGCAACGGCGAGATCGGCGTCGCAGGCACCGGTTCGATCGACTATTCCGGCGAGCCGCGGCTGACGCTGGGCTTTGCGGGAACGCCAATGTCGGCCTCGGCGCTGAAGCGGATGTGGCCCACACTGGTGGTTCCCGAGCTGCGCGAATGGGTGATCGAGCGAATCGAGCGCGGCACGCTTCAGCGCATCGAGATCGGCATCAACTCGCCGGTGAAGAACCTCCCGCGCAAGGGGCCGCCGATTCCCGACGACGGCCTGTCGGTCAACATCGTGGCGAGCGGCGTCGCGGTGCGTCCCGTAGACGGCATGCCCGTCGTGCACGATGCCGATCTGAAGGCGCGGGTGACCGGCCGCACCGCGACCGTGAACATCGGGCAGGGCATTGCCGATACGCCCGCCGGACGCAAGATCACGATCTCCGACTTCACCTTCGAGGTGCCGGACATGGCGCCCAAGCCGTCGCCGTCGCGCACGAGGTTTCGCGTCGAGGGACCGGTGCCCGCGGCGGCCGAGATGCTGGCCAATGATCGCCTGAGCGATCTGTCGTCGACGGTCGTCGATCCCAACACCAGCAAGGGGACCTTCTCGGCCAACATCCAGCTCGGCATGCCGGTCAAGGGCGAGCTGACCAAGGCTGACACCACCTACGCCGTCACCGCCGATCTCAACGGTTTTGCCGCCGACAAGCTGGTGATGAACCAGAAGCTGGAGGCCAACAACCTCAAGATCGTCGCCAACAACCAGGGCTACCAGGTCAAGGGCGACGTCAAGATCAACGGGCAGGCGGCTTCGCTCGACTACCGCAAGCCGACTGAAGGCGATGCGGATGTCAGGCTGCAGGCGACGCTGGACGATGCGAGCCGGGCACGCCTGGGATTTGATCTGAGCCCCGCGGTCAGCGGATCGCTGCCGATCAAGCTGTCAGGCAAGATTGCCGGCGGTCCCGACCAGACCACGAAGCTCGGCGTCGAGGCCGATCTGACGTCGGTGCGGCTCGACAACATTTTGCCCGGCTGGGTCAAGCTGCCGGGCAAGTCGGGCAAGGCCAGCTTCAAGGTCGTGCCGACGGCGCAATCGACGCGTTTCGAGGACATCGTCATCGAAGGCAGCGGCGCCTCGATCAAGGGCTCGCTCGAGGTCGACGCGAACGGCGACCTGATGAATGCCAGCTTCCCGACCTATTCGCCGTCGGACGGCGACAAGGCTTCGCTGAAGGTGGAGCGCAGCCAGGACGGCGTCGTCAAGGGCACGATGCGCGGCGACGTGTTCGATGGCCGCGGGTTCCTGAAATCGGCGATCTCGGGCAATCCCAAGGACGACAAGAACAAGATCAAGAATGTCGATTTCGACATCGACGTGAAGCTCGGTGCCGTCGCGGGTTTCAACGGCGAGGCGATGCGCAGCGTCGATGCCAAGATGTCGAAACGCAATGGCGCCATCAAAGCCTTCACGCTGAGCGGCAAGATCGGCAAGGACACGCCGGTGGCCGCCGATCTGCGCGGTGGGCGTGCGCAGGGCAATCGCGAGGTGATCTATCTCCAGACCAACGATGCCGGCGCGCTGCTGCGCTTCACCGACACCTACACCAAGGCGGTCGGCGGCCAGATGGTGGTGGCGATGGAGCCGCCGACATCCGAGCCGAACACGGTGCGCGAAGGCCTCATCAACGTGCGCGATTTCACGGTGAAGGGCGAGGCGCAGCTCGAGCGCGTGGCCGCTGGCGCGCCCAACGGCACCGGCAACGGCGTCTCCTTCAGCGCGTTGCGGGCCGAGTTCCCCCGCCAGAACGGCGCGCTGACGATCCGCGACGGCGTGGTCAAGGGCCCGATGATCGGCGCCACCATCGAGGGCTCGATCGACTATCCCGGCAACCAGGTCTGCATGAGCGGCACCTTCGTGCCGATGTACGGCGTCAACAACATCTTCGGCCAGATCCCGCTATTTGGCATCTTCCTCGGTGGCGGCAACAATGAAGGGTTGATCGGTGTGACCTATGAAGTGGTCGGCACGCCGGCCGCACCCGTGATGCGCGTCAATCCGATCTCGGCGATGGCTCCTGGCCTGTTCCGCAAGATCTTCGAATTCAACACCGGCAAGCAGAACTCGCCGTTCGAGGAATTCCCCTCGCAGTCGAATGACGGTTCGACCGGCTCGACGCGTCAGCTCTCGAGCGGCTGCAGCCTGGCGCGGCGGTAA
- a CDS encoding methyl-accepting chemotaxis protein: MKLLSHLKIRTKLASMVCLAALTVTAIIGVSSVLSKSRMMEDRVQQMRIAVELLYNYAQSLQDEVTAGKLTLADAKAQFHQRGRRMNFNGNQGYPVVYNPDGSLVVNGANQQLEGKVTGAKDSNGVLIADAIIKAGSDTAQGGVPSSLYPRPGQTEPVRKTVFARKFAPWNVTISYGLYVDDIDADVRALTLELAAIGIGLVLLMATLSWLIARDVLGALDRQKNRMQAISEGAIDKPVEETDRGDEIGRMAETLEVLRQTSLTARALEAEQAATKTRTEQEKRDALIALADRFDASVGQLVGLMASGSGELETTAKSMSSTAEGTNRRAAVVGSAATEASQRVQTVAAAAEELSSSITEISRQVAQSAEVTGRAVDSARRTDTIVRALSDGAQQIEHVAELISNIAAQTNLLALNATIEAARAGEAGRGFAVVASEVKSLASQTAEATREIGDKIAQIQGATKEAVDAIGGITATIEEVSRIATSIGAAIEEQGAATAEIARSVSQTAEATKEVTTNIGGVSTAANETGNAAGMVLAAASNLSKQAEQLSGEVGTFLAGVRAA; encoded by the coding sequence ATGAAGCTGCTGAGCCATCTGAAGATCCGCACCAAGCTTGCCAGCATGGTCTGCCTTGCGGCCCTCACAGTCACGGCCATCATCGGCGTTTCGTCCGTCCTCAGCAAGAGCCGCATGATGGAGGACCGCGTCCAGCAGATGCGGATCGCCGTCGAGCTGCTCTACAATTACGCCCAATCGCTTCAGGACGAAGTTACCGCCGGCAAGCTGACGCTGGCCGATGCCAAGGCCCAGTTCCACCAGCGCGGCCGCCGCATGAACTTCAACGGCAACCAGGGCTATCCGGTGGTTTACAATCCGGACGGCTCCCTCGTCGTGAACGGTGCCAATCAACAGCTCGAAGGGAAGGTCACCGGCGCCAAGGATTCCAACGGCGTGCTGATCGCCGACGCCATCATCAAGGCCGGCAGCGACACCGCGCAGGGCGGCGTCCCCTCCTCCCTCTATCCCCGCCCCGGCCAGACCGAGCCGGTCCGCAAGACCGTCTTCGCGCGCAAATTCGCGCCCTGGAACGTGACTATCAGCTATGGCCTCTATGTCGACGACATCGACGCCGACGTGCGCGCGCTGACGCTGGAGCTCGCCGCGATCGGCATCGGCCTGGTGCTGCTGATGGCGACGCTGTCCTGGCTGATTGCCCGCGACGTGCTCGGTGCGCTCGACCGCCAGAAGAACCGCATGCAGGCGATCTCCGAAGGCGCTATCGACAAGCCGGTCGAGGAGACCGACCGCGGCGACGAGATCGGCCGCATGGCCGAGACCCTCGAAGTGCTCAGGCAGACGTCCTTGACGGCGCGCGCGCTGGAGGCCGAGCAGGCCGCCACCAAGACACGCACCGAGCAGGAGAAGCGCGACGCCCTGATCGCGCTGGCCGACCGCTTCGACGCTTCCGTCGGTCAGCTCGTCGGCCTGATGGCCTCCGGCTCCGGTGAGCTCGAGACCACCGCCAAGTCGATGTCCTCGACCGCCGAAGGCACCAACCGCCGCGCCGCCGTGGTCGGCTCGGCCGCGACCGAAGCCAGCCAGCGCGTCCAGACGGTCGCAGCAGCGGCCGAGGAGCTCTCCTCCTCCATCACCGAGATCAGCCGCCAGGTTGCCCAGTCCGCCGAAGTCACCGGCCGCGCGGTCGACAGCGCGCGCCGTACCGACACCATCGTGCGCGCGCTCTCGGACGGCGCCCAGCAGATCGAGCACGTCGCCGAGCTGATCTCCAACATCGCGGCCCAGACCAACCTGCTCGCGCTCAACGCCACCATCGAGGCCGCGCGCGCCGGTGAGGCCGGCCGCGGCTTTGCCGTCGTCGCTTCCGAGGTGAAGTCGCTGGCGAGCCAGACCGCCGAAGCCACCCGCGAGATCGGCGACAAGATCGCCCAGATCCAGGGCGCGACCAAGGAGGCCGTCGACGCCATCGGCGGCATCACCGCCACCATCGAGGAGGTCAGCCGCATCGCCACCTCGATCGGAGCTGCGATCGAGGAGCAAGGCGCCGCCACCGCCGAGATCGCCCGCAGCGTCTCGCAGACCGCAGAGGCGACCAAGGAAGTCACCACCAATATCGGCGGCGTCTCCACCGCCGCGAACGAGACCGGCAACGCCGCCGGCATGGTGCTCGCCGCCGCCTCGAACCTCTCCAAGCAAGCCGAGCAGCTCTCGGGCGAAGTCGGAACCTTCCTGGCGGGCGTGCGCGCGGCCTGA